From one Humulus lupulus chromosome 8, drHumLupu1.1, whole genome shotgun sequence genomic stretch:
- the LOC133796205 gene encoding uncharacterized protein LOC133796205, with protein sequence MSTEDPFDLYNEPKPATPSSKKKGSRQHRGESNNNPPLKKVRTVDPPIPVPSKETTPPPTPIDQKIPPAPVHTAPPSPADQMTPSAPVNTPPPVDKRPPDQTGEGMTNIGVLTMSVSLRCSGAQTAQYEKKLGEQLKVSEERHTEELRVAEAKYNEQLKAAKVKYSEQLEAAEKKNAELLEQKAKLVEELRQHRTTLLKPSRLKRSTRRLLCLISRKPLSFKMI encoded by the exons ATGTCAACTGAAGATCCATTCGACCTGTACAACGAACCCAAACCCGCTACTCCCTCGAGCAAGAAAAAGGGGAGCAGGCAGCATCGTGGAGAGAGTAACAACAACCCTCCACTGAAAAAGGTTCGAACTGTAGATCCTCCCATACCGGTTCCTTCCAAGGAGACAACACCTCCCCCAACTCCTATCGACCAGAAAATTCCACCAGCACCTGTCCACACGGCTCCTCCTTCACCTGCTGACCAGATGACTCCATCAGCACCTGTCAACACGCCTCCTCCTGTCGACAAGAGACCTCCTGATCAGACAGGAGAAGGTATGACTAACATT GGAGTTTTAACCATGAGCGTCAGCCTACGCTGTTCGGGAGCCCAGACTGCTCAGTATGAGAAGAAGCTTGGCGAGCAACTTAAGGTGTCCGAGGAAAGACACACTGAGGAGCTCAGGGTGGCTGAGGCAAAATATAACGAGCAACTCAAGGCAGCCAAGGTGAAATACTCTGAGCAGCTTGAGGCAGCCGAGAAGAAAAACGCTGAGCTGCTCGAACAGAAGGCTAAACTGGTCGAAGAGCTGAGACAGCACCGGACTACTTTGCTTAAGCCATCGAGActaaagagaagtacaaggaggcttctTTGCTTAATTTCAAGGAAGCCTCTAAGCTTCAAGATGATTTGA